In Sagittula stellata E-37, a single genomic region encodes these proteins:
- a CDS encoding alpha-hydroxy acid oxidase, with protein MTDQAPALPGGLADYAAQATALLPPGPAAYFLRGAGAEDTCRANLRDLEAIRIWPRALAPIAGGHTRLTLLGQSLDAPMLVAPMAYLRVLDAGGEAGVAAAATAQGLGMCLSAQAGQPMEAVRDVGPACRWMQLYWQAGRAPTMALAERAARAGFTALVLTVDAPVNGIRDAEIASGFALPDGLRAVNLDGLPQPQFAPLQDRESLLFDRVAHVLPDWEDVAWFCANAPLPVLLKGILHPDDATQAVKTGAAGIIVSNHGGRVLDGAPSAIAALPGVVAQVGGAVPVLMDGGIRRGVDVFRALALGATAVLIGRPVCHGLAVAGALGVSHVLRLLRDELEVTMALAGCRTLDDITADCIQPPTLSGSCSSAG; from the coding sequence ATGACCGACCAGGCCCCCGCCCTGCCCGGCGGGCTGGCAGACTACGCCGCGCAGGCCACGGCCTTGCTGCCGCCCGGCCCCGCCGCCTATTTCCTGCGTGGCGCGGGAGCGGAAGACACCTGCCGGGCCAACCTGCGCGATCTCGAAGCGATCCGCATCTGGCCCCGCGCGCTGGCGCCGATCGCGGGTGGGCACACGCGGCTGACGCTGCTCGGACAATCGCTCGATGCCCCGATGCTGGTCGCCCCCATGGCCTACCTGCGCGTGCTGGACGCAGGCGGAGAGGCCGGCGTCGCGGCGGCGGCCACGGCTCAGGGCCTTGGCATGTGCCTCAGCGCGCAGGCCGGACAACCGATGGAGGCGGTGCGCGATGTCGGCCCTGCATGCCGCTGGATGCAGCTTTACTGGCAGGCCGGGCGCGCGCCCACCATGGCGCTGGCCGAACGTGCCGCCCGCGCCGGGTTCACCGCCCTCGTCCTGACCGTCGATGCCCCGGTGAACGGCATCCGCGACGCGGAGATCGCCAGCGGCTTTGCCCTGCCCGACGGCCTCAGGGCGGTGAACCTCGACGGGTTGCCGCAGCCGCAGTTCGCCCCGCTTCAGGACCGCGAGTCGCTGCTGTTCGACCGGGTCGCCCATGTCCTGCCCGACTGGGAGGACGTGGCATGGTTCTGCGCCAACGCCCCCCTGCCCGTCCTGCTGAAAGGCATCCTGCACCCCGACGACGCGACGCAGGCCGTAAAGACCGGGGCAGCTGGCATCATCGTCTCCAACCACGGCGGGCGGGTGCTGGACGGCGCGCCCTCGGCCATTGCCGCCCTGCCAGGCGTCGTGGCGCAGGTCGGCGGCGCGGTGCCCGTGCTGATGGACGGCGGCATCCGGCGCGGCGTGGATGTGTTCCGGGCGCTGGCGCTGGGGGCCACTGCGGTGCTGATCGGTCGCCCGGTCTGTCACGGTCTGGCCGTGGCCGGTGCATTGGGGGTCAGCCATGTCCTGCGCCTTCTCAGGGATGAGCTGGAGGTGACCATGGCGCTGGCGGGATGCCGCACACTGGACGACATCACAGCCGACTGCATCCAGCCCCCTACCCTTTCCGGATCGTGTAGTTCAGCGGGATGA
- a CDS encoding energy transducer TonB family protein has protein sequence MSLAYRGAAGLLPMAAAGVAVSLAVHVALPASLLARAPEPEPEVRREDTGVQGAIMFDLSDIIAAPSDAGEDSVAVEEAVEAPTVTESPEAVHAARAADEPILNQTPYEVQDEDLKFGIAAPKPEQDTEEIAEEVAQEFEEEQIDQASQTGAVEAEASESSVSGVDAEAQAETAQAESEGLTAEQLAEVTEWQKAVVLRIAKAKSYPQAARKKGLEGEVRVKFTIDRYGAVTAREVDVSSGSVLLDEAALEVFDKLDRLPTPPNHLTGESFTLVIPLNYTIRKG, from the coding sequence ATGAGCCTCGCCTATCGCGGCGCGGCTGGCCTTCTGCCGATGGCGGCGGCGGGCGTGGCGGTCAGCCTTGCCGTGCATGTCGCCCTGCCCGCGAGCCTTCTGGCCCGCGCGCCCGAGCCGGAACCGGAGGTGCGGCGCGAGGACACCGGCGTGCAGGGCGCGATCATGTTCGACCTCTCGGACATCATCGCCGCGCCCTCGGACGCGGGCGAAGACAGCGTGGCCGTCGAAGAGGCGGTGGAGGCCCCGACCGTCACGGAATCGCCCGAAGCGGTGCATGCCGCCCGCGCGGCGGACGAGCCGATCCTGAACCAGACGCCCTACGAGGTGCAGGACGAGGACCTGAAGTTCGGCATTGCCGCCCCCAAGCCGGAGCAGGACACCGAGGAGATCGCCGAAGAGGTGGCGCAGGAGTTCGAGGAAGAGCAGATCGACCAGGCCAGCCAGACCGGCGCGGTGGAGGCCGAGGCGTCGGAGTCGTCGGTTTCGGGCGTCGATGCGGAGGCGCAGGCCGAAACCGCGCAGGCCGAAAGCGAGGGTCTGACCGCCGAGCAGTTGGCCGAGGTCACCGAATGGCAGAAGGCCGTCGTGCTGCGCATCGCCAAGGCCAAGTCCTATCCGCAGGCGGCCCGCAAGAAGGGGCTGGAGGGCGAGGTACGGGTGAAGTTCACCATCGACCGCTACGGCGCGGTGACCGCGCGGGAGGTAGACGTGTCGTCGGGCTCGGTCCTGCTGGACGAGGCCGCGCTGGAGGTCTTCGACAAGCTCGACCGGTTGCCGACGCCGCCGAACCATCTGACGGGCGAGAGCTTTACGCTGGTCATCCCGCTGAACTACACGATCCGGAAAGGGTAG
- a CDS encoding biopolymer transporter ExbD, translating to MGARLSGGDEDDMAENADINITPFIDVMLVLLIIFMVAAPLSTVDIPVELPVAVADAPQRPSDPVFITLNEDLSLAVGEVETTLDALVMEIGIATMLNRDERLYIRADKAVPYGELIRVMNVLRAEGYLKVGLVGLDEAAAPEGAEAGGAEEATQ from the coding sequence ATGGGGGCAAGGCTTTCGGGTGGCGATGAAGACGACATGGCGGAGAACGCCGACATCAACATCACGCCCTTCATCGACGTCATGCTGGTGCTGCTGATCATCTTCATGGTGGCGGCGCCGCTTTCGACCGTGGACATTCCGGTCGAACTGCCGGTCGCGGTGGCCGATGCGCCGCAGCGACCATCCGATCCGGTGTTCATCACGCTGAACGAAGACCTGTCGCTTGCGGTGGGCGAGGTGGAGACGACGCTGGACGCGCTGGTGATGGAGATCGGCATCGCGACCATGCTGAACCGCGACGAACGGCTGTACATCCGCGCCGACAAGGCGGTGCCCTATGGCGAATTGATCCGCGTGATGAACGTGCTGCGTGCCGAGGGGTATCTGAAGGTCGGGCTGGTCGGGCTGGACGAGGCAGCGGCGCCCGAAGGTGCGGAGGCCGGCGGGGCAGAGGAGGCCACGCAATGA
- the hemP gene encoding hemin uptake protein HemP produces MPQANLPQPEITDDGTERYDARSLIRGGVKAEIELNGQVYTLRITRAGKLILTK; encoded by the coding sequence ATGCCACAGGCCAATCTGCCCCAACCCGAGATCACCGACGACGGAACCGAACGCTACGATGCCCGCAGCCTGATCCGCGGAGGCGTCAAGGCAGAGATCGAGTTGAACGGCCAAGTCTACACCCTCCGCATCACGCGGGCCGGCAAGCTGATCCTGACGAAATGA
- a CDS encoding Fe2+-dependent dioxygenase — protein MLITIPQLFGKDEVRSIRAELDAADWQDGRTTAGAQSQGVKRNRQLDPRSQAGQAIGQRILERLHQTPLFLSSALPLRILPPMFNRYESGETFGVHVDNAIRVNPFSGERLRTDLSMTIFFSEPEEYEGGELIVEDHYGTQEVKLPAGDMVLYPSTSLHEVTPVTRGARVSSFFWLQSMVRSNEQRTILFDLDQAIQGLAGRVGVDDAEVVTLTGIYHNMIRQWTDV, from the coding sequence ATGCTCATCACGATCCCCCAGCTTTTCGGGAAGGACGAGGTGCGGTCGATCCGGGCAGAGCTGGACGCCGCCGACTGGCAGGACGGGCGCACCACCGCCGGGGCGCAGTCGCAGGGCGTGAAGCGGAACCGGCAGCTCGACCCTCGGTCGCAGGCGGGGCAGGCCATCGGTCAGCGCATCCTGGAGCGGCTGCACCAGACGCCGCTGTTCCTGTCCTCCGCCCTGCCGCTGCGCATCCTGCCGCCGATGTTCAACCGCTACGAAAGCGGCGAGACCTTCGGCGTGCATGTCGACAATGCGATCCGGGTGAACCCCTTCAGCGGGGAACGGCTGCGCACCGACCTGTCGATGACGATCTTCTTTTCGGAGCCGGAGGAGTACGAGGGCGGCGAACTGATCGTCGAGGACCACTATGGCACGCAGGAGGTCAAGCTGCCGGCAGGCGACATGGTGCTGTATCCCTCGACCTCGCTGCACGAGGTGACGCCGGTGACGCGCGGCGCGCGGGTGTCGTCGTTCTTCTGGCTGCAAAGCATGGTGCGCTCGAACGAGCAGCGCACGATACTGTTCGATCTGGATCAGGCGATACAGGGGCTGGCCGGACGGGTGGGCGTCGATGACGCGGAGGTCGTTACCCTGACTGGCATCTATCACAACATGATCCGCCAATGGACGGACGTCTGA
- the exbB gene encoding tonB-system energizer ExbB yields MNFLDIPNVYEIRAELLAWLSQAGQDHMSPVGMYLAADIVVKSVMVSLAVASVLVWAIFVARVVLLTLARRRLARNYRALDRAGTLEVAEARFRKRRGVMGAMVRVALAERQRSGTAPDGGIKERAESALSRIEVGAARSQQRGSALLAITGSTAPFVGLFGTVWGIMNSFISIAETNTTNLAVVAPGIAEALLATAIGLVAAIPAVIFYNLLARMLGGYKVMLGDASALVQRTLSRDLDMSVQNRVPQPGPFGDVLRQQAAE; encoded by the coding sequence ATGAATTTTCTGGATATACCGAATGTATACGAGATAAGGGCGGAGCTTCTGGCCTGGCTGTCGCAGGCCGGGCAGGACCACATGTCCCCTGTGGGGATGTATCTGGCCGCCGACATCGTCGTGAAATCGGTGATGGTGTCGCTGGCCGTGGCGTCGGTGCTGGTCTGGGCGATCTTCGTGGCCCGTGTCGTGCTTCTGACGCTGGCGCGGCGTCGGTTGGCGCGGAACTACCGGGCGCTCGACCGGGCCGGCACGCTGGAGGTGGCCGAGGCGCGCTTTCGCAAACGGCGTGGCGTCATGGGGGCCATGGTCCGGGTGGCGCTGGCAGAGCGGCAAAGGTCGGGCACGGCGCCGGACGGCGGCATCAAGGAGCGCGCCGAAAGCGCCTTGTCGCGCATCGAGGTCGGGGCGGCGCGCAGCCAGCAGCGCGGATCGGCCCTGCTGGCTATCACCGGGTCCACCGCGCCGTTCGTGGGGCTGTTCGGGACGGTCTGGGGGATCATGAACAGCTTCATCTCGATCGCCGAGACCAACACGACCAATCTGGCCGTCGTCGCGCCCGGCATTGCCGAGGCGCTTCTGGCCACCGCCATCGGCCTTGTCGCGGCGATCCCGGCGGTGATCTTCTACAACCTGCTGGCGCGGATGCTGGGCGGGTACAAGGTCATGCTGGGCGATGCCTCGGCGCTGGTGCAGCGGACGCTGTCGCGCGATCTGGACATGAGCGTGCAGAACCGCGTGCCGCAGCCCGGGCCGTTTGGCGACGTGCTGCGGCAGCAGGCGGCGGAGTGA